In Syntrophaceae bacterium, the sequence GATGGAGAATCCGTCGAATGGCGTATGGCCGGGATCCGTATGCGAGGAGTCGATGGACGAGTCGCCAAGGGTGCCGTCCACGACCGCCGCACCCGTTCCGGTATCGGTGAGCGCCTCGTTGTTCTGGAAGACGCCGGTGGAATCGATCAGGACGAGCGTACCGGATACCCCGCCGTCATTGTCTCCCTTGATCCGGCCCGTATGCAGGCTCGTTCCTCCTGACGCCATGAGACCCGCAGCAAAATTCCCGGTCTGCCCGTCATATTTCAGGGCCTGGGCCTCATATGCCCCAAGGAGATCGAAGGAGACCTCCTGATACCCTGTCGGCCTCACGGAAATACTCATCTTATTGACCTTGCAGCCCAGGTAGAGGAGATACGCCGCCAATCCCGTGAAGCCCTTTTCGAAGATCAGCGACGGGAGTGTGCCGACCTTCATGGTGTGGGTATAGGGAGACGTTTCGCCGGTTGTCGTGTTGCTTCCAATGGCCGCCCTGAGGAGCGTCCCGATCTGGGGGGAAAGCTCCGTCTTGATGGAGGCAGAAACGTCACGCGCCCCTCGGGTGGGCATGACCGGATTCCGGCTGTTGCGGATCACGTTTGATGCATTCACGGCGATCTTTTCCGCGAAGTTCTCCGACGCGAAATAAAGCGTTTTCAGGGCCGGGGAAGCGGGAATCGTCGCAAACGTGGTTTCCTCCTGATAACCGACCTGGGTATTCGAACCTCTTGCCTGTGTCATGGCTCTGTCCTCCTTATCTTGCGTTTCGTTCCTGGACGCTGAGTCTAAGTTCCGCGTAATGGCACAACACGTTCCCGAACATCCGTTCCTCAACCAGACTGATCTGAACGCCTTCTTCACCTTCAGTCGGTCCGAAGCCGGGATTGATGGTCTCGCAGGTACCATTCAGTGTTTTATAACCTTCGAACGCCTCCTCGACTGCAGCCAGATCATCGTCGAAAGAGACAGCCGTGGCCTGGGCATCATTCAGCCCCCTGATGCAGATGATCTTGAAGATGTGGATCCTGTGCGGCTGGCTGCTTGGATTGCCGAGGATGATCCTGCGCTTGATCATTTTCTCCCGGCGGAACATGCAGGTATTGATTCGATCGTCATCCTTGAACAGGTCCAACATCTTCTGCCAATCCACCGCAAATCGCTGATAATCATGCACAATCCCTATTCCCGTCACCGAGGAAAGGATCACCTTGATCTGAGCTCGTATGGCCGCCAAGGGTGTCATTTCCGCAGTCTCCGGATAATGTCGGCGTCATTCACCCTGATACAGGCGATATCCCATCCCCTGATCTGCTGCGATCCGTCATGGGGAGTCCAGACACAAAGGATCGCCAGATAATTGTTCATAACCAGACCCCGCCAAGCTTCTTGGAGATCTCGAATCCCGCCTTCATGAAGATCCTCCGAACCGCATCTTCTTTTTCCATCGCCGCCGATTCGAACATGTACCGTCCCTCGGTTCCCCGTTTGGCAATGGCCTTGGCCAGGGCGAACGCGACGCGATCTGCTTTCTTTCCTTCATAACCCAGAAACTTCTTTACCCAGGGGACCAGGGCGGAGGACGGCGGCATATGGGGTTTCGTCCCCAGCTCCACAGGGCGGCCGTATTTGGATGTGGTGGCGACAATGCCAATACTAACGGGCGTACCCTTGCCGATGATATCGCTCTGGATCGTGGACAGGAGCCCTCCTTCCGCCCCTCGCACGCCCACGGGAGTGTCCTTTTTCACCTCGCGGAGGAGTAGGTTGACGGCCAGTTCCATTGCCCGGTCCAGCTCCGCCTGCACGATCTCCGGCCCCTTCCCGGTAAGGATGGGGCCGCTCTGCAGGATCTCGAACCGGAGATCGCTCATCAGCGTCGCTCCCTCGCCCAACGTGGGTGTGTCAGCCGTTCCAATCCGCCCGGGTACTTCTGATCAAAATCCGCGACGGCGGACGCCGGGGGCGTCGTGTCATCTTCCTTCAGGCCCAGGTGATCCTTGTAGAGCTGCATCAGCCGTTTCGCCCGGGAGGCGAATTCCCCGGATTTGGTGCGGTAATTGACCACGTCCGCATTGATGGTCGAATCGGCCGTCTGAACCGCTGCATTCGCCAGGTCTTCCAGGCACAGGGCGGCCGCCAGGCTGCAGACGGCCTCGACATCGACGGCCGGCACGTTGGTCGCGCTCCGCGGAACCGTATAGGCGACCCGGACGACTTCCGTCGCCGCCGGGGCATTGTTTCTCAGTCGGATCTTCTCCCCGTCCGGAGACTGGTAAAGGGCGTACTCGTCCGCATCGAGGATGCTCTCCGGATTGTCGCCCACGGGATACTCGATGCTCTTGACGGTGGAAAATTCATCGACCCAGCCCTCGGGCAGGTCCAGGTCACAGGTGCCGCTGCCGGCGACGTCCTCCACCAGCTTGTCCGGCCGCAATTTCGAGTAGCGATTGAGCGCCGCCGCAATCTTCGCATCGTAATCGGTCGGATTGACGAGCTTCTCCGACGTGTCCTTCACGATCGCAATGACCTTTGTTCTCAGGTCTGCCTGGGTGCTCATCGATCTTCCCTTCTCCGGCTTTCAGAAAGCCCCAGCCAGGCGCTGCCCAGCAGCGCCGTGGGGGCAACATGAAAGACATGCCAGCCGAAACAGATTGCAAAAAGGATCGTCATGCCCATCGCCACGTGCGGGGCAATCGTCCCGCGAAGGATCGCCCAGGCCGTCGCGGTCATGAACGCGGCGATCAGCAACAAGGCCGGGATCCCCAACTCAAATGCCGTTTGAACGTATTCGTTGTGGGCTTCGGCAAAGATGTCGTTCATCACCAAAGTCCGACCTTCGTTTCGTACATCCCCCAGACGCCGGTCTCCGGAGGCAAGCAGGGGGAAAACGGTTTGCCAGGTGCCGATGCCCCGGCCAAGCGCCTCCGACCGGAGCGACCAGGCTGCATGCTTCCAGGCGGTCCAGCGTTCCCCCTGGATCATGTTTCCGAAGGATCTCACCTGGCTGAACCAGATCCCGGTGAGCACGATCAGGACGAGGAGGACGGCAAACCCGCTCCGGGCGGTGAAGCGTTTTAAAAATCCCTGATCCCGATACCTCCTGAAGACGAAGCAGAGGGTTCCCGCAACCGCCGCCAGAAACGCCGTGGATGACCCGGTCATCATGATCCCCCAGGCAATGCAGGGGATCAGGAGCAGCCGATCCTCCCGCATGCAGGCGGGCAGGCAAAGCGCCAGGAAGACGCCGCCGGAGACCGGATTGAACGGCCCGGCGATCCGCTCGGGACCGAACCAGGTCTTTGCCCATCCGCACTGCTGCAGGGACATCCACAGCAAAAGAACAATTGCAGCCAGGCACATGCCGTCCATTATCCGGTCCGGATCGATCCGCCGAAATCCTTCCGCTGCAGCAAGAAACAGGGCGATCATTAAAAGTCCAAGATAGGCTTCGTACGCCGGCGGAAGGATTGTCGCCGTCCTGGCCAGGGCCAGAAGAAAGAAGCCTTTCCACCACCAGCTGGAGAGGACGGCCGTGAAGGCCAGTCCTCCCAGCCAGATAGCGGCCAGTTGCCAGGACAGCCGGAGCTCCATCCCGGTTACCGGAACGATGCAGAACATCAGCCCCGGAACGGCTGCCAGCAACAGGATTTCATGGATCTTCTTCACGTCAGTAGCCCGCACTCGGAGACTTCTTCGCTTCAACCCGGATAAAATAGGTGGTGGACGACGAGCTCCCCGCTGTCCCGGGCAGGACCCATCCGATGGTCTGCTCGTTCGTGGGAGCCGTGGTCGTGAACGCGCCGGCCGTCGTTGCCAAGTACAGTGTCGCCCCGGGGCTCTTGGCCGTCATCCCGGAGATGACGCCGTCCACGACGATCTCGACCGTGGAACCGGATGCCCCCCCTTTGTCGATTACCCCCACGGCCGGACGGAGGCTGGAATCGTCCGCATCGGCTTTGTAGGCCTCGCCGTCGGATCCTTTGATGCAGACGACGTCCCCGGTGGTGAGGGTTTCTCCCGCCGTTGCCGAATACCGGACATACTTCTGTGTCCACCAACTCGCGGCATCCGCCGTCTGCACCAGCAGAAGCAGGAACAGCCCGGCAAAGAGCAGCGCGAAAAATCCCTGATGACGCTTTTTCATGGTTTCCTCCTCAATCGTAGAGGGGAGGATCGGATCCTCCCCGTTGGTTGCAAGGTTCCGGACCTATCCGGCGCAGACCGACTTGTCGAATCCGCGATAGTCCGCGATCTCCCACTCATACTCGTGGCGCTGCTTGTACTGGATCTTGTCGCCCACGAACATCTGCCCCACCAGGGGATTGTCCGCCACGAACAGCTCCGGCTCTTCCTGTCCGTTCAGGAAGGCCACTTCCAAGAGCTCCGCGTCGGCCGGGTCGGCGATCAGGCCCCAGTCATTGGTGTCCGTCGCCAGCTTGTTCACGAGGATCCGCTCATGATTCACGCCGAACTTGCCTGCATGGGGGTTGACCGTTCCGGCGATGGGCCAGGGGCTGTTGAGGGCCTTTGCGATTTCCAGGTAGGAGCGGGCCACCCACAGATACTTGGGATCCAAAGCCAGGACCTCCCCGGAATCCTTCTCCGTCTGGTTGAACATGGCCACCAGGCGGTTGGTCAGCGTGGTGATGCCCGTGGCATCGTTGGTGAGGGCCACACTGCCGAGGTTCCCGTGATCCGAGTGGAACATGGCCTTGCTGTCCCCCTTATAGGTGGCGTTGTCTTTGATCTTGTTCCAGCCGCGCCGGGCATAGGTCCGGCGTGCTGCCCGCCCGAGCCTGGCGATCAGGGTCTGGACCGTCCGGAGATCGTCGTTGATGATGACGATGCGGTTCACCGTGAGGATCACCCCCTTCTGGTTGAGGGCATAGGAGATCTCCTCATCGGTCACCATCGAGATCTCTTCGTAGTCCTTCGCCTGCGGATCGACGTCGGGAAGGTCGCCGAAGTACCCGATGCGGACGGACTCCATCGTCTTGAAGTCCTTCGCGTTCCGCTTGTAGCTGATCAGGGCCTGCTCCCCGTAATCCACGGCCCGGTAATCCTGGATGAGCCTCCGGTAAAGGGTATTCCCCAGGGCATAGCTGAAGGAACTGGTGCTGTACGCGGCGGGCATGCGCTGATAGCCCATGAAGGCTTCGCCGAAGCGGATTCCTTCCGGCGTCAGAGTGCCGCGCACCTCGGC encodes:
- a CDS encoding O-antigen ligase family protein, with the protein product MKKIHEILLLAAVPGLMFCIVPVTGMELRLSWQLAAIWLGGLAFTAVLSSWWWKGFFLLALARTATILPPAYEAYLGLLMIALFLAAAEGFRRIDPDRIMDGMCLAAIVLLLWMSLQQCGWAKTWFGPERIAGPFNPVSGGVFLALCLPACMREDRLLLIPCIAWGIMMTGSSTAFLAAVAGTLCFVFRRYRDQGFLKRFTARSGFAVLLVLIVLTGIWFSQVRSFGNMIQGERWTAWKHAAWSLRSEALGRGIGTWQTVFPLLASGDRRLGDVRNEGRTLVMNDIFAEAHNEYVQTAFELGIPALLLIAAFMTATAWAILRGTIAPHVAMGMTILFAICFGWHVFHVAPTALLGSAWLGLSESRRREDR
- a CDS encoding DUF2190 family protein gives rise to the protein MKKRHQGFFALLFAGLFLLLLVQTADAASWWTQKYVRYSATAGETLTTGDVVCIKGSDGEAYKADADDSSLRPAVGVIDKGGASGSTVEIVVDGVISGMTAKSPGATLYLATTAGAFTTTAPTNEQTIGWVLPGTAGSSSSTTYFIRVEAKKSPSAGY